In the Topomyia yanbarensis strain Yona2022 chromosome 3, ASM3024719v1, whole genome shotgun sequence genome, one interval contains:
- the LOC131688289 gene encoding large ribosomal subunit protein eL14 → FQTFTRFVETGRVAKCASGRYKGRLVAIVNVIDQNRVLIDGPTTGVPRQQYPVDHLHLTKFRVKFPYTARTKVVRKALEAFNLKEKFSSTRWQERAAAKAKRCNLSDFDRFKLRLARAERNRIVSAQYKKLKKEVVNNGMLFGKPIKGTKPLPKRRNPIPKKEGKKKRVRKNKKTPAKK, encoded by the exons TTTCAGACCTTCACGCGTTTTGTGGAGACTGGCCGCGTGGCCAAATGCGCCTCCGGAAGATACAAGGGTCGCCTCGTAGCTATCGTCAATGTGATCGATCAAAATCGG GTACTCATCGATGGTCCAACCACCGGTGTTCCCCGGCAGCAGTATCCAGTTGATCACCTCCATCTGACCAAGTTCCGTGTCAAGTTCCCGTATACCGCCAGGACCAAGGTGGTACGCAAGGCTCTAGAGGCGTTCAACCTCAAAGAGAAGTTCTCCAGCACCAGATGGCAGGAACGTGCCGCCGCCAAGGCCAAG CGCTGCAACCTGTCTGACTTTGACCGTTTCAAGCTGCGGCTGGCCCGTGCCGAGCGTAACCGTATCGTCAGTGCTCAGTACAAGAAGCTAAAGAAGGAGGTTGTCAACAACGGTATGCTATTCGGAAAGCCAATCAAGGGTACGAAACCGCTGCCTAAGCGACGCAACCCAATCCCGAAGAAGGAAGGCAAGAAGAAGCGCGtcaggaaaaacaaaaaaaccccGGCCAAGAAGTAA
- the LOC131692377 gene encoding ceramide-1-phosphate transfer protein translates to MSNEKFDLQKVHQSFQQCLVGEEDVSIDAYLEAFKELYKFFSLMGTIFGFVSSDVKEKVEILQKLRLQKENAEKFESIRKMMEYERDANLLEKKDYVSGCRTLLRLHRGLDFIYVFLKRLGELSEGDAKTNTICQTAYNETLAQYHPWLIRKGAVVAMYALPTRDQLLEKVCLDASVAISLLPEMLSVGRKVYDRTQELYTQFDMHGLP, encoded by the exons atgtccaACGAAAAGTTCGACCTGCAAAAAGTGCACCAAAGTTTTCAGCAGTGCCTAGTCGGAGAGGAGGACGTATCCATTGACGCTTACTTGGAGGCCTTCAAGGAACTGTACAA ATTTTTCTCCCTGATGGGGACGATTTTCGGTTTCGTCAGCAGTGATGTCAAGGAGAAGGTGGAAATTCTGCAGAAACTTCGGCTGCAGAAGGAAAATGCCGAAAAATTCGAGAGCATTCGAAAAATGATGGAGTACGAACGGGATGCCAATCTGTTGGAGAAAAAAGATTACGTGTCCGGTTGTCGGACGCTCCTACGGCTTCATCGAGGTTTAG ATTTCATCTACGTCTTCCTGAAACGACTGGGCGAGCTGAGCGAAGGCGACGCCAAAACGAACACCATCTGCCAGACGGCGTACAACGAAACGCTGGCCCAGTACCATCCGTGGCTTATCCGAAAAGGTGCCGTTGTGGCGATGTACGCACTGCCCACGCGCGATCAGCTGCTGGAAAAGGTATGTCTGGATGCGAGTGTAGCTATTTCGCTGCTACCGGAGATGTTATCCGTCGGCCGGAAGGTATACGATCGGACCCAGGAACTGTACACACAGTTCGACATGCATGGGTTACCATAA